TCATATATGAGGGAACCGGAATACTTAAAATGAATGATAATCGGATTCTCTTTATGGCTCCAACAGTTCTATGCCTTCATGAAAAGGATACTCTGACCGTGGAGCAATTCCATAACGTAAAGGCTAAAACCATTTATTTCGATCCTGTGGTTATTAATAATATTTTTACGCTGGAAAGGTTAAGGGGAAATCCAGAGGACTTGTCTCAAACTGAGTTTGCGGACTATTGTCTGTTAAGTCCCTTTTTAATCGGACCGGACAGGAGTGGCGAAATAATTCAAGTTGGCCTAACCGCTGAAAAAAGGATTATGGTTTTTTTAGATCGTTTAGGCAATGAACTTGATACATTAGACAATAACTTCTGGCGATGCAGAAGCAGATCAATTATATATGAAATATTGTCTTTCCTTCAGTATTTATACACTGAAATGGAGATAGACAATAATTATAAGGTGCTTGAAAGTGAAAGTGAAACCGATAAGGTTATTCTATACATACATGCTAATTATGAACAGAAGATTACCCTGAATCACCTTACTGAAGTCTTTCACATTAACAAAACAACACTTTCCGAGGAGTTTGCCAAGGTGACCGGGGTGTCTGTCATAGACTACCTCATCAGACTCAGAATAAAGATAGCCTCAATACTTTTGAGCCAAACTTCCATTCCCATAAGTGAAATTCTCTATAGAACTGGGTTTAATGACAGCACGCACTTTGGTAGGATGTTCCGTAAATACACAGGTTTTTCACCCTCTCAATACAGAAGGAGTAAATCTTCCTAGATCGAACAGAAATTTAAATTCACTCTCTCGATAATGAAACCTCGGGCTTAATCCTGGGGCTTCTGGTTACACTTCCTATAACAAAAAATTACCATTCAGCTTGGCTTGAAAAGATAGCCAAGCAAATAAATCCACTTAAGAAGGATTTGTGGGATTTGAACTCAAAATTATTAAAGAAAAAAGTATATTCATTTGCCCCCTATATGCCTAAATATAAGATATATGCTGAAACAGGTTACAAGTGGGATAATATCAGCGAGGGATAGCTGGAGTAGGTCTTGCTCAAAGTGTAGTGGCTAAACTCCGTATAACAAAATGATAGTTATTATATTTTGAAAATTAAAGGGGTTGATGCAGATGGATCACATATTTGTTGCTGAGGGGTATGAAGCAAGTGAATTAAGTAGGTTAGCAATTGAATCGGAGTCATTTTGGGGTTGTGATTCTGATTTTATGGATAAATTTAAGATTATTTATCAAGTAACTGAGGAGTTTATTAGAAAAAATCCAACATTTATTCTTTATGAAAATGGCAAAATTATTGGATTTTATGCCATTTTAGTTAATGCGGAAGAAAGTACAATAGAATATTTTTATATTAAACCTCAATGTATAGGAAAAGGATATGGGAAAAAAATGTGGAACCATTTAACAAATTATTGTAAAAAGCATAATATAACTAATTTAACACTAGTAACAAGTCCACAAGCTAAAGAATTTTATGAAAAAATGGGAGCTATACAGATAGGTGAAGTAGAATCTATTTTGAAAAATGGACGGAAAATTCCAATACTTAAGTGTAACTTTGCAGATGTTTAATTTACCAAGGCACATTCCCCAGCCCAAGTGCAGTCAGCGCTGGGAAACGTCGGCAACACGATACGTTATACGGGATTTTACAATAAAAGAGCGGCTACTTACGAGTTTACAAATCAGTAAACATGAAAAATATTACATGGGAAAGAGGAGTAGCAGGTTTCACTTGATTGAGATGTAGTTATACTAAAATATGAAATATGATTATTTATATTTGAAAAGGAGAAAAGTAATGAAAATTAAGATAATGACAACAAACGATTACGAAAAAGTATATCAATTATGGTCTAGTACAAGTGGAATGGGAATGAGAAGTTTAGATGATTCAAAAGAAGGAATATCTAAATTTTTATTAAGAAATCCTACATCAAATTTTGTAGCTATGATTAACGGTGAAGTAGTTGGAATAATACTATGTGGTCATGATGGACGTAGAGGATATATTTATCACACTGCTGTTAAAAGCAATTATCGAGGTCAAGGCATAGGAAAATCTTTGCTTGAAGCAGTATATTATGCCTTAGAACAAGAAGGAATCAATAAAGCAGGATTAGTTGTTTTCAAAACTAATGAAATTGGAAATTCATTTTGGCAATCACAAGGGTGGGAAGAAAGAACGGACTTGAATTATTATAGTAAAGTACAAAGCTATAAACAAATAGATACCTATAAGTAATGTGTGTAAAATGAATATGTTTATATTTAAGTTAAATTTAAAGGGGTGGGAAGGTGAATAAAAATATTTTGTTATCGTTATCATTATTAATTGCTTCTTATTTTGTGGTAACGTTTGTTGGTTTTATTCATATGATTATTTTGAATCGTTGTTTTAGTGTGCCTAGTGCTAAACAAGCTGGAGTGCCAATGTCAAAATCGCCAGCTTATCATGCCTCTATTCCATATCACCCAGTTTATAACCTTTTGATATTTCCATGCTTTGCGCTGATTTATTTGATACAAGTAAATCCAGTAAATTTATGGCATGAAATGTTAGTGACGGGAATTACCTGGGCAGTAGTTTCAATAATAATTGATTACATAGGATGGGTAGCAATTCCTCATGCATGGAGATTAACCTATAAAGAATTTTATATAGACTATCAACCATGGATAACATTTATTTATATAATTATATTTAGTAGCCCATTTATTGCAGGAATTATTTTGCATTATATATTATAAATAAATATTTTTTTTATTAATGCACATTTGTAAAATATGAGTAATATGATGTTAACATTAGGAATATGGGGGGAGCTTATGAATTTAAGAAAGGTAATTCGGAAAAAGCCTAGAAATATTAATGGAGCTGGAATCTTATTAATAGACAGAGATAAGAAAGTGCTACTACAACTTAGAACTGATAGTAATTCTTGGGGTATTCCAGGTGGTTGCCTTAATATTGGGGAATCTTTAGAAATTGCTGCAAAAAGAGAAGTCTATGAAGAAACAGGACTTATAGTTGATGACTTACAATTATTTAATGTTTACTCAGGAGATGAACAACATTGGATTTATCCTGATGGCAACGAAGTATATATTATTAATAATGTATTTATTTCTAATAGTTTTCATGGAATTTTGAAGGCTGATGAAATAGAAAGTAAAGAAGTTAAATTTTTTGATATAAATAATATACCTACAGAAATTATCCCAACAAACATTCCTATTTTAAAAGATTTAAAAAATAGAATTGATAAGTATTTTTAATAAAAGATATTATAATATGAATTTATAGTTTATGCTTTAACAAAGTTAACACGTAAACTTCTTATTTTATTAACAAAACCCTAAGAGTAGAAAAAGAGTAATGGATTAAAAGTTTTGGATTGGTTTTATTAAGACACAAACATATAAAAATTGCGAAATAAATTAATGTTATATATGTGAATGGAGGGATGATGTAATGGATGACTTATCCATGTTGCCTAACATTGGAAAAATAGTTGAGCAACAACTAAATGAAGTTGGAGTAGAAACGGTTAAACAATTAATTGAGCTTGGAAGTAAGCAAGCTTGGTTAAGAATAAAAGGTATTGATGACTCTGCTTGTATAAATAGGTTATATGGTTTAGAAGGCGCAATACAGGGAATTCGATGGCATAATCTTTCAGAAGAAGTAAAAAGCGAGTTAAAAGAGTTTTATAATACTTTTAAATGATTGTAGGATTTGTAGGAATAAAGATGTTTAAATGAAGATGTGGCATATGCTGTAACAGCTGTGAACGTAAGGAGAAAGTAAATTGTAATGGGTGTCTCAATATGTCAGCTCCATTTTGGCACTATAACCCGTTACCTACGATTGAACAATGTAAAAAATGGATGAGAGAAAATGTGTGAGCTTAGTCTAGATTCAATTTTACTTAACATTATTATAATATTGAATCACAATCAATAAGCAGTATGAGTCATATTCAATGATAACTGTTGTTGAGTCTTATTCAAAGTGTCGTGGCTAAATCTCTGTATAACAAAATTTTGCCGTATGAAACACGAAACGATAGAGGACATCTTACTCATAGAATTGAGGAGATTTAAATTTTAGATAGGAGGACGTGAACATGGATTTTAAAATAAGAAGATTACAAGAAACGGATGACATGGTTCAACTTTTAGCTTTATCAAAAGCGTTTTTTGAGGAATATGAAACACATCATGATTATTTCTTTAAGATTGATTCAGTTGAATATGAAGATATCAGCGGTTATTTCAATTCGTGGCTTAATAATGATAATAAAGCAGCCTTTCTTGCTCTATTAGATGACCGTATCATTGGTTATATTACTGTATATGTAAAGAACCAAGCAAGTTTCTGGAAGATTAAGCAAATAGCTGATATATCCGGGTTGATGGTAGAAAAGTCGATGAGAAAATACGGGGTTGCTTCGGAGCTGATGAAAGCTGCAATGGCATTTTTGATAGATAAGAAGATTGATTTTTTTACATTATTTACTTCAAGTAATAATATTGAAGCAATAGAATTTTATAAAAAAATTGGTATGGAGACATTATACACTCATTTGATGGGGTCGGTTAATAATACAGTATTAAAGATAATAAGTTAAATGTTTGATGAGGATTTGACCTGATTGAGATGTAGTTGTAAGATAAGTTGAATTGTTAAGGAAGGTGAAAACAATGAATTTACGTTTAGCAAACACAGATGATGAAAAAAAAATAGCAAGTTTAATTGCACAGTTTAGAACAGACTTAAAACAACTTAAAGGTATTAAATCAACTCCTAATATAGAACAAGCAAAGGAAGAATTCAAAGAATATATACAAGCAAAGTATCCTATCTTTGTTGCTGAAGAAAATAACAAAGAATTGTTAGGATATTTAGTTTGTCGAATTGATAATGGAACAGTTTGGGCTGAATCTCTATTTGTTTCTTATAATGCAAGAAGAAATGGAATAGCTTCAAAATTATATGAAAAAGCAGAGGAGATTGCAAAGGAATTGGGAGGAAGTACAGTTTATAATTGGGTACATCCTAACAATGATAAGGTGATACCATTTTTATCTAAAAAGGGATATAATGTTTTAAATCTTATCGAAATAAGAAAACCATGGGAAAATGAAGTGCTAACTCAAAAAATAACTGTTGGAAAGTATGAGTATAATTACTAGGTAGAAACGTTCTTATATTGCACCAAAGTTATTATGTAGTATGAATCATATTCATACCTTGAGTAGGTATTGCTCAAAGTGTAGTGGCTAGAACTCCATATAACAAAATGTTGCCGTCCGCCTTATCTGGTGGGCTCTTTTTATATAGTAATGTGTAAATTTATGGTCTATAATCTATATATAGGATAGTGGTCTACTTCCGCCAAGGCACACTACTTCACCAGGCCCGTACGACTAAGTCTCAAGAACTATGGCAACAAGAAACGTTAGGCATAATCTTTTGTTGAAACCGGAAGAAATTTAGTGTAAATAATTAAAGTAACTATAACAATATGTTAAATATATGTAATCAATGTAAAAAAATCGGTGTAAGGGTTTAAATGCTCTTATAACGATATATTAGAAGGAGAATAAAGTATGAAAATATTGGTTATGGGTGGAACAGAATTTGTAAGTAGTTCATTAACAAAATATCTGATATCAAAAGGTTATATTGTTGATATATTTACAAGAGGAATTAAATCTATTAAATATAATGGAATTAGAAAACATTTAAAAGGTGATAGAAAATCAATTGAAGATTTAAAAGTGAATATTTCAAATGAGAAATATGATTACATCTTTGACATCTCAGCACCTCAAATTAATTTATATGAAGGATTAGAACTAGCATATAAATGGTATTGTAGTGCTAAGCCAGACGTAAAAGATGCTAAAATGAATAAAATTGATTTAGTATTAGATATATAAAGAAGATATAATTGTACTTACAATGACACCATCCTTTTGGATTTTTGTTGGGTTGAGATACAACAATTATACAAAAAAGAGGGGGTCATTGTTTTTTCGTTATAAAAGCAGCTTAAACCCTTGCTAAAGCAAGGATTAATATTAATAAAACAAAGGTAGTGTTTATTACAGAGAGGGGTTTAAAAATGAAAGTACCTACTTTAGAACAAGCAATTAAGTTTATTAAATATGCTGAGAAAAGTAATCCTGGAGAATGGATAGCACATTCATATAATGTAGCAAAAGCAGCTAAATCGATTGCAAGTGAGTGCCATGATTTAGATAGCGATATTGCCTATGTCTTAGGGTTGCTACATGATATAGGTAGATATGAGGGCCGTGTACAAATGCATCATTCTGTAAGCGGATATGACTTTTTGATAAACAAAGGGTATGTTGATGGTGCACGTATAGCATTGACACACTCATTTGTAATACCAGATATTAGAGTTTACGCTGGACATGCAGATTGTACTGAGGAGGAAATAATTTTTATTAAGGAATATTTAAAAAACACAACGTACAATGATTACGATAAGCTTATTCAGGTATGCGATACACTTGCTTTACCAGATGGTATATGTTTGATGGAAAAAAGATTATTGGATGTGGTTATGAGATATGGTACAAATGATTTTACTTTAATAAAATGGAAGAATTACTTAGGCTTAAGGGACTACTTTAGCAAAAAAATAGGCAGGTCAATTTATAAAGTTTTAGATGGTGTTGTTGAAACGACTTTTGGGTTCAATCCATAATTAGCTATAAGAGTGGGTTAGTTTGTGGAAATTGTACGCTATATAGAGAGTGCAAGACCCGTCAGGCAAAGGCTCAGGAACGTTGGAAACAAGAACGTTTTACGAAATTTAGAACGAAAAAGTGATTGCTCATAAGTTATAGGGCGTGATCTGATTGAGACGTAATTGCAAAATGAAATAAAGCAAAGCTAATTTATATAATATACAGTTATGGGGTGAACAAATGCTTGGTAAAAAAATAATGATTATTGGTTGTTGTGGAAGTGGAAAAAGTACTTTAGCGAAACAATTAGCACACTGCGTGGATTTACCATTAATCCATCTAGACAGAGAGTATTATAAACCTAATTGGGAAAAACCTACTAAAAATGAATGGGAGGAAAAAGTACAAAGTTTAATTTCAAAAATTGAATGGATTATGGATGGTAATTACTACAATACATTGAATATGCGTATGGAACAAGCAGACACAGTTATATTTTTAGATATAAACAAATTTTCATGTGCATTTAGAGTTATACAACGGGCATGTTTTTCAAAAGAAAGT
This DNA window, taken from Clostridium estertheticum, encodes the following:
- a CDS encoding TfoX/Sxy family protein, producing the protein MDDLSMLPNIGKIVEQQLNEVGVETVKQLIELGSKQAWLRIKGIDDSACINRLYGLEGAIQGIRWHNLSEEVKSELKEFYNTFK
- a CDS encoding NUDIX hydrolase: MNLRKVIRKKPRNINGAGILLIDRDKKVLLQLRTDSNSWGIPGGCLNIGESLEIAAKREVYEETGLIVDDLQLFNVYSGDEQHWIYPDGNEVYIINNVFISNSFHGILKADEIESKEVKFFDINNIPTEIIPTNIPILKDLKNRIDKYF
- a CDS encoding AraC family transcriptional regulator; translated protein: MEFFTMDEKRKIGLPLYLEKNEDFTCSSHSMFRLIFIYEGTGILKMNDNRILFMAPTVLCLHEKDTLTVEQFHNVKAKTIYFDPVVINNIFTLERLRGNPEDLSQTEFADYCLLSPFLIGPDRSGEIIQVGLTAEKRIMVFLDRLGNELDTLDNNFWRCRSRSIIYEILSFLQYLYTEMEIDNNYKVLESESETDKVILYIHANYEQKITLNHLTEVFHINKTTLSEEFAKVTGVSVIDYLIRLRIKIASILLSQTSIPISEILYRTGFNDSTHFGRMFRKYTGFSPSQYRRSKSS
- a CDS encoding GNAT family N-acetyltransferase, whose translation is MKIKIMTTNDYEKVYQLWSSTSGMGMRSLDDSKEGISKFLLRNPTSNFVAMINGEVVGIILCGHDGRRGYIYHTAVKSNYRGQGIGKSLLEAVYYALEQEGINKAGLVVFKTNEIGNSFWQSQGWEERTDLNYYSKVQSYKQIDTYK
- a CDS encoding GNAT family N-acetyltransferase; this encodes MNLRLANTDDEKKIASLIAQFRTDLKQLKGIKSTPNIEQAKEEFKEYIQAKYPIFVAEENNKELLGYLVCRIDNGTVWAESLFVSYNARRNGIASKLYEKAEEIAKELGGSTVYNWVHPNNDKVIPFLSKKGYNVLNLIEIRKPWENEVLTQKITVGKYEYNY
- a CDS encoding NAD-dependent epimerase/dehydratase family protein, giving the protein MKILVMGGTEFVSSSLTKYLISKGYIVDIFTRGIKSIKYNGIRKHLKGDRKSIEDLKVNISNEKYDYIFDISAPQINLYEGLELAYKWYCSAKPDVKDAKMNKIDLVLDI
- a CDS encoding AAA family ATPase yields the protein MLGKKIMIIGCCGSGKSTLAKQLAHCVDLPLIHLDREYYKPNWEKPTKNEWEEKVQSLISKIEWIMDGNYYNTLNMRMEQADTVIFLDINKFSCAFRVIQRACFSKESMRSDMGHGCHERFDMDFFRFVWNFDRTMRPRIYALLKNYSQLNIIVLKSSRDIKKFISEL
- a CDS encoding GNAT family N-acetyltransferase — translated: MDFKIRRLQETDDMVQLLALSKAFFEEYETHHDYFFKIDSVEYEDISGYFNSWLNNDNKAAFLALLDDRIIGYITVYVKNQASFWKIKQIADISGLMVEKSMRKYGVASELMKAAMAFLIDKKIDFFTLFTSSNNIEAIEFYKKIGMETLYTHLMGSVNNTVLKIIS
- a CDS encoding GNAT family N-acetyltransferase: MDHIFVAEGYEASELSRLAIESESFWGCDSDFMDKFKIIYQVTEEFIRKNPTFILYENGKIIGFYAILVNAEESTIEYFYIKPQCIGKGYGKKMWNHLTNYCKKHNITNLTLVTSPQAKEFYEKMGAIQIGEVESILKNGRKIPILKCNFADV
- a CDS encoding HD domain-containing protein, encoding MKVPTLEQAIKFIKYAEKSNPGEWIAHSYNVAKAAKSIASECHDLDSDIAYVLGLLHDIGRYEGRVQMHHSVSGYDFLINKGYVDGARIALTHSFVIPDIRVYAGHADCTEEEIIFIKEYLKNTTYNDYDKLIQVCDTLALPDGICLMEKRLLDVVMRYGTNDFTLIKWKNYLGLRDYFSKKIGRSIYKVLDGVVETTFGFNP